A single Lolium perenne isolate Kyuss_39 chromosome 6, Kyuss_2.0, whole genome shotgun sequence DNA region contains:
- the LOC127305329 gene encoding heavy metal-associated isoprenylated plant protein 3-like, giving the protein MHCHGCARRIRASVRRYAGVEGVAMEVDKGSMTVVGRFDAKKLRDRVANKTRKKVDLVGSNNNNNNKGGGGGDQKGNDGDAKPEKKDDEGKELDKEGKDQDDKCGGKGKGGKDNKKPAVPVIVTVVLKIGSVGLHCDGCMHKIRSKLFKIKGVEQVRMDFPKNQVTVIGTMDAKCLPEKLRQKLKRPVEVVAPGKDKDKDGKQQQQQQGEGGNKDGGKQQGECKDGKQSKEAAEKAMAAELALWKTAYYDSQALQATQFLLSDENPNACAVM; this is encoded by the exons ATGCACTGCCACGGCTGCGCGCGCCGCATCCGGGCCTCCGTCCGACGCTACGCAG GCGTGGAGGGCGTGGCGATGGAGGTGGACAAGGGCTCCATGACCGTCGTCGGCCGCTTCGACGCCAAGAAGCTGCGGGACCGCGTTGCCAACAAGACCAGGAAGAAGGTCGACCTCGtcggcagcaacaacaacaacaacaacaagggcggcggcggcggcgaccagaAGGGAAACGACGGCGACGCCAAGCCGGAGAAGAAGGACGACGAGGGGAAGGAGCTCGACAAGGAGGGCAAGGACCAGGACGACAAGTGCGGCGGCAAGGGGAAGGGCGGCAAGGACAACAAGAAGCCGGCCGTG CCGGTGATCGTGACGGTGGTGCTCAAGATCGGCTCCGTCGGCCTGCACTGCGACGGCTGCATGCACAAAATCCGCAGCAAGCTGTTCAAGATCAAAG GCGTGGAGCAGGTCCGCATGGATTTCCCCAAGAACCAGGTGACGGTGATCGGCACGATGGACGCCAAGTGCCTGCCGGAGAAGCTCCGCCAGAAGCTGAAGCGCCCCGTGGAGGTCGTGGCGCCCGGTAAGGACAAGGACAAGGAcggcaagcagcagcagcagcagcagggggAGGGCGGCAACAAGGACGGCGGCAAGCAGCAGGGCGAGTGCAAGGACGGGAAGCAGTCCaaggaggcggcggagaaggccATGGCGGCGGAGCTGGCGCTCTGGAAGACGGCCTACTACGACAGCCAGGCGCTGCAGGCCACCCAGTTCCTCCTCAGCGACGAGAACCCCAACGCCTGCGCCGTCATGTGA